One stretch of Natronobacterium gregoryi SP2 DNA includes these proteins:
- a CDS encoding L-lactate permease, producing MTSTVEIGAALAPLVVVAVLLVGFLWPAERSMPVAWVVAAVVAFAIWDMPLEWILAASIGGALAAIEILWIVFGALVLLYTLMRSGAVDRINEGFASISEDRRVQVVLLGFFLATFIEGVAGFGTPAAVVAPLLLALGFPALAAVVAALVGHAVATVFGAVGTPIIVGYEQPLESVEPTIAAEGLSVASYSATAAGWAAVFNGVLGVLMPLFAVGMVVYFFGDPDDRSVAPVKDVVPLCLFSGVAFAIPYALVAWFIGPELPSLFAAMVGGAIVVATLRAGYLDPDDTWEFPPREEWPDHWVGSIEPGSNETDAPVDGEKSMSLLRAWSPYLILVVLLIGTRVIEPIAEFLQGGPIAALETGVGQFSIGPILEWSAILGTELGGAIDWAYVPGTWLVLSALLAIPVFRMNTSQVASAWREAGDKIVSPLIALVFVIAMVEVMLETTAHVEAGATAAASVPDGSMIVVLAEATAAAIGPAYPMIAPAVGALGAFIAGSITVSNITFSAFQFEVAQTLDMPTQILVGAQSIGGAIGNVIAIHNVIAALATVGLVGKTGRVIRLNLIPVAYYLIVGGLLTTLFVYVAFPTVF from the coding sequence ATGACGAGCACCGTCGAAATCGGGGCCGCGCTCGCTCCGCTCGTCGTCGTCGCCGTCTTGCTCGTCGGCTTCCTGTGGCCGGCCGAGCGATCGATGCCGGTCGCGTGGGTCGTCGCAGCGGTCGTCGCCTTCGCGATCTGGGACATGCCCCTCGAGTGGATTCTGGCAGCGAGTATCGGCGGCGCACTCGCCGCCATCGAGATTCTCTGGATCGTCTTCGGCGCGCTCGTGTTGCTTTACACGCTGATGCGATCGGGAGCGGTCGACCGGATCAACGAGGGATTCGCCTCGATCAGCGAGGACCGGCGCGTCCAGGTCGTCTTGCTTGGCTTTTTCCTCGCGACGTTTATCGAAGGCGTCGCCGGCTTTGGCACTCCCGCGGCCGTCGTCGCGCCGTTGTTGCTCGCACTCGGCTTCCCGGCGCTCGCCGCCGTCGTCGCGGCGCTGGTCGGTCACGCCGTCGCGACGGTCTTTGGCGCAGTCGGCACGCCGATCATCGTCGGCTACGAACAACCGCTCGAGAGCGTCGAGCCGACGATCGCGGCCGAGGGACTGTCCGTCGCTAGCTACTCGGCGACTGCGGCCGGCTGGGCTGCGGTGTTCAACGGCGTCCTCGGCGTGTTGATGCCGCTTTTCGCCGTCGGCATGGTCGTCTACTTCTTCGGTGATCCCGACGATCGGTCGGTCGCCCCGGTCAAAGATGTCGTCCCGCTCTGTCTATTCTCCGGCGTCGCGTTCGCCATCCCGTACGCGCTAGTGGCCTGGTTTATCGGACCCGAGCTCCCGTCGCTGTTCGCAGCGATGGTCGGCGGTGCCATCGTCGTGGCCACGCTCCGTGCCGGCTATCTCGATCCCGACGACACCTGGGAGTTCCCGCCCCGCGAGGAGTGGCCCGACCACTGGGTCGGCAGCATCGAACCCGGTAGCAACGAGACGGACGCCCCAGTGGACGGCGAGAAGTCGATGTCGCTCCTGCGGGCGTGGTCGCCATACCTGATCCTCGTCGTCCTCCTGATCGGAACCCGCGTGATAGAACCAATCGCGGAGTTCCTGCAGGGAGGCCCAATCGCGGCGCTCGAGACCGGCGTCGGTCAGTTCTCGATTGGTCCGATCCTCGAGTGGTCGGCGATCCTCGGCACCGAACTCGGCGGTGCGATCGACTGGGCCTACGTGCCCGGCACCTGGCTCGTGCTCAGCGCGTTGCTCGCGATTCCGGTGTTCCGGATGAACACTAGCCAGGTAGCGAGTGCGTGGCGCGAGGCCGGCGACAAGATCGTCTCGCCGCTGATCGCGCTCGTGTTCGTCATCGCGATGGTCGAAGTCATGCTCGAGACCACGGCCCACGTCGAAGCCGGCGCGACGGCGGCCGCGTCGGTGCCCGACGGGAGCATGATCGTCGTCCTCGCGGAGGCGACCGCAGCGGCGATCGGTCCTGCGTACCCGATGATCGCGCCAGCGGTCGGCGCGCTCGGGGCTTTCATCGCGGGCTCGATCACGGTCAGTAACATCACCTTCAGTGCGTTCCAGTTCGAGGTCGCCCAGACCCTCGACATGCCGACGCAGATCCTGGTCGGTGCCCAGTCGATCGGCGGCGCGATCGGGAACGTCATCGCGATCCACAACGTGATCGCCGCGCTGGCGACCGTCGGCCTCGTCGGGAAGACCGGACGAGTCATCCGGCTCAACCTCATCCCCGTCGCCTACTACCTGATCGTCGGTGGGCTCTTGACGACGCTGTTCGTCTACGTGGCCTTCCCGACGGTTTTCTAA
- a CDS encoding FAD-binding and (Fe-S)-binding domain-containing protein, which yields MTTTPPTRGDPADDPNANYDYQSDDVERPDLVADLERRVTGDVRFDSYSRQLYATDASIYEVTPIGVVFPKTTADVARVVGYCADEGIPVLPRGGGTSLAGQTVNEAVVLDFTKYMDGVVEIDPHERLATAQSGIYLESLNENLEPHDLKFAPDPAWGDKSALGGAIGNNSTGAHSLQYGKTDAYVEEVEVVLADGTVTTFGEVAVDDLSDLADGDDLEAAIYGEVARILEEKGDLVEEVYPDLKRNVSGYNLDWLVEGARGDERGIGEPDAEGGTVNLAKLLCGSEGTLAIVTEATVSLESLPEEKSMALLAYDTVLDAMDDVEPIVEHDPAAVEVLDDVMIDLARETPEFASVAEMLPEGTAAVLIVEFYADDIADGKRKVANLLADRCPAVDPEGEADDEDDDARTITDADALAFDALEAYDADSRAKIWKLRKSGLPILLSRTTDEKHVAFIEDTGIPPENLREFVADFQDVLEDHETYASFYAHAGPGVLHIRPLVNTKTQGGLEAMESIAADVTDLVVEYDGSVSGEHGDGRARTQWNRKLYGDEMWETFQELKTAFDPDWLLNPGQVVFREENPTDMTENHRFGPDYEFDAGFESNLEWREDNGFQGMVELCHGCGGCRGEQSTTGGVMCPTFRAEDEEILSTRGRANALRQAMNGELDADEQFSDEFVEEVLDLCIGCKGCKHDCPSGVDLAKLKAELTYEHHKRHGTSIRDRMFANFETLAKLGSATAPLSNWATKVPGSSLVAEKVLGISRERDLPTFRRNTFTKRVADHRPAVSPTEADHKVVLVPDIYTNHEYPEAGEAALEVLEAAGVHVEIADPRDVGRPAYSKGMLDEAAENANDTVHALLPYVEDGYEVVLIEPSDAVMVQSDYLDLFDHDEVRTVAENAYGICEYLDRFNLDRELAFAAPDDHLAYHGHCHQKAHAKDHHAVGILRRAGYAVDPLDSTCCGMAGSFGYEAEHYSMSMAIADVLYDQVDESEGDHVVAPGASCRTQLEDRPGATEEPPTPIEVVAEALADAP from the coding sequence ATGACGACTACACCACCAACCCGGGGCGATCCGGCCGACGATCCAAACGCCAACTACGACTACCAGAGCGACGACGTCGAACGACCCGACCTCGTCGCCGACCTCGAGCGTCGCGTCACCGGCGACGTTCGGTTCGACTCCTACTCACGACAGTTGTACGCCACCGACGCGAGCATCTACGAAGTGACGCCGATCGGCGTCGTCTTCCCGAAGACGACCGCCGACGTCGCCCGCGTCGTCGGCTACTGTGCCGACGAGGGGATTCCGGTCCTCCCGCGGGGCGGCGGCACCAGCCTCGCCGGCCAGACCGTCAACGAAGCCGTCGTCCTCGATTTTACGAAGTACATGGACGGCGTCGTCGAGATCGATCCCCACGAGCGACTCGCGACTGCCCAGTCCGGTATCTACCTCGAGTCGCTCAACGAGAACCTCGAGCCCCACGACCTGAAGTTCGCGCCCGATCCCGCCTGGGGCGACAAGAGCGCGCTCGGCGGCGCGATCGGCAACAACTCGACCGGGGCTCACTCCCTGCAGTACGGCAAGACCGACGCCTACGTCGAGGAGGTCGAGGTCGTCCTCGCGGACGGTACCGTCACCACCTTCGGCGAAGTCGCCGTCGACGACCTCTCCGATCTGGCCGACGGCGACGATCTCGAGGCGGCGATCTACGGCGAAGTCGCACGCATTCTCGAGGAGAAGGGCGATCTGGTCGAAGAGGTGTATCCCGATCTCAAACGCAACGTCTCCGGGTACAACCTCGACTGGCTCGTCGAGGGCGCGCGCGGAGACGAACGCGGCATCGGCGAACCCGACGCCGAGGGCGGCACGGTCAACCTCGCGAAACTGCTCTGTGGCAGCGAAGGGACGCTGGCGATCGTCACCGAGGCCACCGTCTCGCTCGAGTCCCTCCCGGAAGAGAAGAGTATGGCGTTGCTGGCCTACGACACCGTCCTCGATGCGATGGACGACGTCGAGCCGATCGTCGAGCACGACCCCGCCGCAGTCGAGGTACTCGACGACGTGATGATCGACCTCGCACGGGAGACCCCCGAGTTCGCCTCCGTCGCGGAGATGCTCCCAGAAGGGACGGCAGCAGTCCTGATCGTCGAGTTCTACGCCGACGACATCGCAGACGGCAAGCGGAAGGTCGCGAACTTGCTTGCCGACCGCTGTCCGGCCGTCGACCCCGAAGGTGAGGCCGACGATGAAGACGACGACGCGCGGACGATCACCGACGCCGACGCTCTGGCGTTCGACGCCCTCGAGGCCTACGACGCCGACAGTCGCGCAAAGATCTGGAAGCTTCGCAAGTCCGGGCTCCCGATCTTGCTCTCGCGGACGACCGACGAGAAACACGTCGCGTTCATCGAGGACACCGGCATTCCGCCCGAGAACCTCCGGGAGTTCGTCGCCGACTTCCAGGACGTCCTCGAGGATCACGAGACCTACGCCAGCTTCTACGCCCACGCCGGCCCCGGCGTCCTTCACATCCGTCCGCTCGTGAACACGAAGACCCAGGGCGGACTCGAGGCGATGGAGTCGATCGCGGCCGACGTGACCGACCTCGTCGTCGAATACGACGGCTCCGTCTCGGGCGAGCACGGTGACGGCCGCGCCCGTACCCAGTGGAACCGGAAACTGTACGGCGACGAGATGTGGGAGACCTTCCAGGAGTTGAAGACGGCGTTCGACCCCGACTGGCTCCTGAACCCGGGACAGGTCGTCTTCCGCGAGGAGAACCCGACGGACATGACTGAGAACCACCGCTTCGGCCCGGACTACGAGTTCGACGCCGGCTTCGAGTCGAACCTCGAGTGGCGTGAAGACAACGGGTTCCAGGGGATGGTCGAACTCTGTCATGGCTGTGGCGGCTGTCGTGGTGAACAGTCCACCACGGGCGGCGTGATGTGTCCGACGTTCCGCGCCGAAGACGAGGAGATCCTCTCGACCCGAGGCCGTGCGAACGCCCTTCGCCAGGCGATGAACGGCGAACTCGACGCCGACGAGCAGTTCAGCGACGAGTTCGTCGAGGAGGTGCTCGACCTCTGTATCGGCTGCAAGGGCTGTAAACACGACTGCCCGAGCGGAGTCGACCTGGCGAAGCTGAAAGCCGAACTCACCTACGAGCATCACAAACGACACGGGACCTCGATCCGGGACCGCATGTTCGCCAACTTCGAGACGCTGGCGAAGCTCGGCTCGGCGACCGCGCCGCTGTCGAACTGGGCGACAAAAGTGCCCGGCAGCAGCCTCGTCGCCGAAAAAGTGCTCGGCATCTCCCGCGAACGCGATCTCCCCACGTTCCGCCGGAACACCTTCACGAAGCGGGTCGCCGACCACCGGCCGGCGGTCTCCCCGACCGAGGCCGACCACAAGGTCGTCCTCGTCCCCGACATCTACACCAACCACGAGTACCCCGAGGCCGGCGAAGCCGCACTCGAGGTGCTCGAGGCCGCTGGCGTCCACGTCGAGATCGCCGATCCGCGCGACGTTGGTCGACCGGCGTACTCGAAGGGGATGCTCGACGAGGCAGCCGAGAACGCGAACGACACCGTCCACGCGCTGTTGCCGTACGTCGAGGACGGCTACGAGGTGGTGTTGATCGAGCCGTCCGACGCCGTTATGGTCCAGTCGGACTACCTCGATCTCTTCGACCACGACGAGGTCCGGACCGTCGCGGAGAACGCCTACGGCATCTGTGAGTACCTCGATCGGTTCAATCTCGATCGCGAACTCGCGTTTGCCGCCCCCGACGACCACCTCGCATACCACGGCCACTGTCATCAGAAAGCTCACGCGAAGGATCACCACGCGGTCGGTATCCTTCGTCGGGCCGGCTACGCGGTCGATCCTCTCGACTCGACGTGCTGTGGGATGGCCGGCTCCTTTGGCTACGAAGCTGAACACTATTCGATGAGCATGGCCATCGCCGACGTGCTCTACGATCAGGTCGACGAGAGCGAGGGCGACCACGTCGTCGCTCCCGGCGCGTCGTGTCGCACCCAACTCGAGGATAGACCCGGTGCGACCGAAGAGCCGCCGACGCCGATCGAAGTCGTCGCCGAGGCGCTGGCGGACGCTCCGTAG
- a CDS encoding IS4 family transposase — protein sequence MRRLTTLFPSEFLEEHAEELGVIGRDRKLQIPAFVWAFVFGFAAGESRTLAGFRRSYNSTADETTSPGGFYHRLTPSPAEYFRDLVERGLDEVAVPDTVDADIDRFKDVMIADGTVLRLHEFLADEYEARKEEQAGAKLHLLHNATEQTIERLDVTDEKTHDSTLFHTGSWLEDRLVLFDRAYFKYRRFALIDENDGYFVSRLKESANPVVTEELREWRGRAIPLEGEQIHDVVDDLHREYIDVEVEAEFDRRPYGGTQSRHTKRFRVVGVRKEDADDYHLYITNLPREEFLPSDLGTIYRCRWEVELLFRELKTQYELDEFDTTKKHVVEILLYAALLSLLVSRELLDLVTEQADGEIVFPPERWAATFRSHAQLILHELGEYLGYSPPPLLDRLIDDAQKIHQQRPVLQETLATATQPRCES from the coding sequence ATGCGTCGGCTCACTACACTGTTTCCCTCTGAGTTCCTCGAAGAGCACGCCGAGGAACTCGGCGTGATCGGACGCGACCGCAAGCTCCAGATCCCTGCCTTCGTCTGGGCATTCGTGTTCGGCTTCGCCGCAGGCGAAAGCCGAACACTCGCTGGCTTCAGACGCAGCTACAACTCGACAGCTGATGAGACGACCTCTCCCGGCGGCTTCTATCACCGGTTGACGCCGTCTCCCGCAGAGTACTTCCGCGACCTCGTCGAGCGTGGCCTCGACGAGGTCGCTGTCCCTGACACTGTTGACGCCGATATCGACCGATTCAAGGACGTGATGATCGCTGATGGAACCGTCCTGCGGTTGCACGAGTTCCTTGCCGATGAGTACGAAGCTCGCAAGGAGGAGCAGGCTGGAGCGAAGCTCCACCTGCTCCACAATGCCACTGAGCAGACGATAGAACGTCTCGACGTGACTGACGAGAAAACGCACGACAGCACGTTGTTTCACACAGGATCGTGGCTCGAAGATCGGCTCGTTCTGTTCGACCGAGCCTACTTCAAGTACCGCCGCTTCGCGTTGATCGATGAGAACGACGGCTACTTCGTGAGTCGGCTGAAAGAGAGCGCAAATCCGGTCGTAACGGAGGAATTACGGGAATGGCGCGGGCGCGCCATTCCCTTGGAGGGTGAGCAGATCCACGATGTTGTGGATGATCTGCACCGCGAGTACATCGACGTGGAAGTCGAAGCCGAGTTCGACCGAAGACCGTACGGCGGAACGCAGTCACGCCATACGAAGCGGTTTCGCGTCGTCGGCGTCCGGAAAGAGGACGCCGACGACTACCACCTGTACATCACGAATCTCCCGAGAGAGGAGTTCCTGCCGTCGGATCTAGGGACGATCTATCGGTGTCGGTGGGAGGTGGAGTTGCTGTTTCGGGAGTTGAAGACGCAGTACGAACTGGACGAGTTCGACACGACAAAGAAGCATGTTGTCGAAATTCTGCTGTACGCGGCGTTGCTGTCACTGCTCGTGAGTCGTGAATTGCTCGATCTGGTCACCGAACAGGCGGACGGTGAGATCGTGTTTCCGCCGGAACGCTGGGCGGCGACCTTCCGGTCGCACGCCCAGCTCATCCTCCACGAACTTGGCGAATATCTTGGCTACTCGCCGCCACCGCTGCTTGACCGACTGATCGACGACGCACAGAAGATCCACCAGCAACGCCCAGTGTTACAAGAGACGCTCGCTACCGCTACGCAACCGAGGTGTGAGTCTTAG
- a CDS encoding DUF6541 family protein, whose translation MRRSALEGVLAVGFLALAAGVLVARANPAVGYESSVYAGSPTATWIAFVVALAIAVGATIACRGRYQALGIGLGGTTVTAIVSLPLIRNYRFSGMGDAMTHMGWTRDVADGGLAPHELFYPAVHSIGALLHQVGGFSIERALLVTMVVLFVPFLIFVPLIVRNVSGNPRAVGFGAIVSWMVLPVNNVATHMGVHTNSVALFFVPVVVFAVVAYLRRRATIERLPFGLSPFSVLLYLSAIGLLLIHPQQMINVVVLVGAIAGVQYLARSRVDEHPILEHPTAYAHTAVLGVIFTVWAVSNERFRNAVAGLVYGLVTADVGAGAEVDQRGASLAEIGGSLGELFVRMFLDAAIIGLVVGLFVLVMWLGWTNTDRETAAFVTYLGLALIPLGGILLVYFVGTPTMAFRQIGFIYVVLTIIAGIAVAHLAGGLSRFVTRPGSDAIVALVLGSCLVLGLLTVYASPLIYSPSQHVTDQTFSGYESGFEHAAEDRPHAGLGYDPFRYDHAINGLEREGALSGATIATGEVDHEQFETGNYTGAYHGVDYYLIATEYDLTREVDVYQELYYSEQSLETLEMSPEANKVISNDEFEMYAVDGENE comes from the coding sequence ATGAGACGGTCGGCACTCGAGGGAGTGCTCGCGGTCGGCTTTCTCGCGCTCGCCGCCGGCGTGCTCGTGGCTCGAGCGAATCCGGCGGTCGGGTACGAGTCGTCCGTCTACGCAGGATCACCTACGGCGACGTGGATCGCGTTCGTCGTCGCGCTGGCGATCGCCGTCGGAGCCACGATCGCCTGTCGCGGCCGGTACCAGGCGCTTGGCATCGGCCTCGGCGGGACGACCGTCACCGCGATCGTGAGTCTGCCGTTGATTCGCAACTACCGGTTCTCGGGGATGGGCGACGCGATGACTCACATGGGCTGGACGCGAGACGTCGCCGACGGCGGACTCGCACCCCACGAACTGTTTTACCCCGCCGTCCACTCGATCGGTGCCCTGTTACACCAGGTCGGCGGGTTCTCGATCGAACGGGCGTTGCTCGTGACGATGGTCGTTCTCTTCGTCCCGTTCCTGATCTTCGTTCCGCTCATCGTCCGGAACGTCAGCGGCAATCCACGGGCAGTCGGCTTCGGTGCGATCGTCTCCTGGATGGTGTTGCCCGTGAACAACGTCGCGACGCACATGGGCGTGCACACGAACTCCGTCGCGCTGTTTTTCGTCCCCGTCGTCGTCTTCGCCGTCGTCGCGTACCTCCGGCGACGGGCGACGATCGAACGCCTTCCGTTCGGACTGTCGCCGTTTAGCGTCCTGCTGTACCTGAGCGCGATCGGCCTGCTGCTGATTCACCCCCAGCAGATGATCAACGTCGTCGTCCTCGTCGGGGCCATCGCCGGCGTCCAGTACCTCGCTCGCTCTCGAGTAGACGAGCATCCGATCCTCGAGCATCCAACCGCCTACGCGCACACGGCCGTGCTCGGGGTGATCTTTACCGTCTGGGCGGTCTCGAACGAGCGATTCAGGAACGCGGTCGCCGGACTCGTCTACGGGCTCGTGACCGCAGACGTCGGCGCCGGTGCGGAGGTCGACCAGCGTGGGGCCTCGCTCGCCGAGATCGGTGGCAGTCTCGGCGAACTGTTCGTCAGGATGTTCCTCGACGCGGCGATAATCGGCCTCGTCGTCGGTCTCTTTGTCCTGGTGATGTGGCTGGGGTGGACGAACACCGACCGGGAGACGGCCGCGTTCGTCACGTACCTCGGTCTCGCACTGATTCCACTCGGTGGGATCCTGTTGGTGTATTTCGTCGGGACACCGACGATGGCGTTTCGACAGATCGGGTTCATCTACGTCGTCCTGACGATCATCGCGGGGATCGCCGTCGCACACCTCGCCGGCGGACTCTCCCGTTTCGTCACGAGACCGGGATCGGACGCCATCGTCGCGCTCGTGCTCGGGTCCTGTCTCGTGCTCGGATTGCTGACCGTCTACGCTTCACCACTCATCTACAGCCCGAGCCAGCACGTCACCGACCAGACGTTCAGCGGCTACGAGTCCGGCTTCGAACACGCCGCCGAGGATCGACCCCACGCCGGACTCGGCTACGACCCCTTCCGGTACGACCACGCGATCAACGGCCTCGAGCGAGAGGGAGCCCTGAGCGGCGCGACGATCGCGACTGGCGAGGTCGACCACGAACAGTTCGAGACCGGCAACTACACTGGGGCCTACCACGGCGTCGACTACTATCTGATCGCTACCGAGTACGACCTCACACGCGAGGTCGACGTCTACCAGGAACTCTACTACAGCGAACAGTCACTCGAGACGCTCGAGATGTCTCCCGAGGCGAACAAGGTCATCTCGAACGACGAGTTCGAGATGTACGCGGTCGACGGCGAAAACGAGTGA
- a CDS encoding DUF7344 domain-containing protein, whose amino-acid sequence MSSIDTSLPDEIASSVGDSEDDERLSKDVIFELLKNRRRREVLAYLLEAEETVTLGELAEQIAAWENDTSVNALSSDQRKRVYVALYQTHLPKMDDAGIVEYDQDRGLISLSENADLLMMYLDTDSHQQDRWDRWYGTLSALGVVLVGGALFNVPLLAAIPTLALAAVVLVALFSLSVVHTVRNRQQEQTVNGKLSRIE is encoded by the coding sequence ATGTCGTCGATCGATACCTCTCTCCCCGACGAGATTGCATCGTCCGTCGGTGACTCCGAGGACGACGAACGCCTCTCGAAGGACGTCATTTTCGAACTCCTCAAGAACCGCCGCCGTCGAGAAGTCCTCGCTTACCTGCTCGAGGCAGAGGAGACGGTCACGCTCGGTGAGCTCGCCGAGCAGATCGCCGCCTGGGAGAACGATACGAGCGTAAACGCCCTGAGTTCCGATCAACGAAAGCGCGTATACGTCGCTCTCTACCAGACCCACCTCCCCAAGATGGACGACGCCGGAATCGTCGAGTACGATCAGGATCGGGGGCTGATCTCGCTGTCGGAGAACGCCGATCTCTTGATGATGTACCTCGATACGGACTCCCACCAGCAGGATCGGTGGGATCGCTGGTACGGGACATTGAGTGCACTCGGGGTCGTGCTCGTCGGCGGCGCACTCTTTAACGTCCCGTTGCTGGCAGCGATTCCGACGCTCGCACTCGCCGCCGTCGTCCTCGTCGCACTCTTCTCACTGTCGGTCGTCCACACCGTTCGAAACCGACAGCAAGAACAAACCGTCAACGGCAAACTTTCCCGGATCGAGTGA
- a CDS encoding transcription initiation factor IIB, with product MTQPIIDHARSETSEREQKRERGTELCPDCETDTIVHDPDRGERVCDECGLVLTEDPIDYGPEWRAFNAQEHDELSRVGAPLTQSMHDRGLTTTIDWRNKDANGRSMSAEKHGQIHRLRVWQERIRTKNAGERNLKYALSEIDRMVSALGVPNPVKETASVIYRRALQQDLIRGRSIEGVATSALYTACRKEDIPRSLEEVTAVSRVDQREIGRTYRYIADELGINLEPTNPRQFVPRFCSELDVDKDVETKAIDIIDETTEKGLHSGKSPTGFAAAAIYAAGLLCDETIPQRAVAETAQTTVVTVRNRYREQLDAIDQTPAT from the coding sequence ATGACACAGCCCATCATCGATCACGCAAGAAGTGAGACAAGCGAACGGGAACAGAAACGGGAACGAGGAACGGAGCTGTGTCCTGACTGTGAAACCGACACGATCGTCCACGACCCCGACCGCGGCGAACGAGTCTGTGACGAGTGTGGGCTCGTTCTAACCGAAGACCCCATCGACTACGGTCCCGAGTGGCGCGCGTTCAACGCACAGGAACACGACGAACTCTCTCGAGTGGGTGCACCCCTGACCCAGTCGATGCACGACCGCGGGCTGACGACGACGATCGACTGGCGAAACAAGGACGCCAACGGCCGGTCGATGTCCGCCGAGAAGCACGGCCAGATCCATCGGCTTCGCGTCTGGCAGGAACGAATCCGGACGAAAAACGCCGGCGAGCGGAACCTCAAGTATGCACTCTCGGAGATCGACCGGATGGTCAGCGCACTCGGCGTCCCCAACCCGGTCAAGGAAACCGCGAGCGTCATCTACCGTCGGGCTCTCCAACAGGACCTCATTCGTGGTCGGTCGATCGAAGGTGTCGCGACCAGTGCCCTCTACACCGCCTGTCGCAAAGAGGACATCCCGCGCAGCCTCGAGGAAGTGACCGCCGTCTCCCGGGTCGATCAGCGCGAAATCGGGCGAACCTACCGATACATCGCCGACGAACTCGGCATCAACTTAGAGCCGACGAACCCGCGACAGTTCGTGCCCAGGTTCTGCTCAGAACTCGACGTCGACAAAGACGTCGAGACGAAAGCGATCGACATTATCGACGAGACGACCGAGAAAGGGCTTCATTCGGGTAAATCACCGACGGGGTTCGCGGCGGCAGCCATTTACGCGGCTGGGCTGCTCTGTGACGAGACGATCCCACAGCGAGCGGTCGCAGAAACCGCCCAGACCACCGTCGTCACCGTCAGAAACAGATACAGGGAACAACTGGACGCGATCGACCAGACGCCGGCTACATGA